From Azospirillum sp. TSA2s, a single genomic window includes:
- a CDS encoding SIR2 family protein: MADPFRTNTTGRESGAIQFLAEGPRIPLELIQAREAGEVVFLVGAGASRRSGFAGFKDLTRNVYWQLTGKDPAVEGQVPGPEHEAFQRAAYDVALGQLEARLDGPILLVRDQVARELDADKATGWDIHKDLLRLSRDPAGRPRVITTNFDTLFERAWLEVCGPALPLRSWANAALPQPGVREFTGIMHLHGRLADRRFQPAFEQTELVLTDVDFGDAYLRSGWAARFLYDLVRRYHIVLVGYGAEDPPLKYLLSVIQADRRRFADLKPIYALEQVDGDLTTATATWLAKGITPLLCQADPNWRRLYDNLAEWAAYVEDPERWAQTCFNALGRKSYHEVEEHRRGIMSLLLANSTHCARFKAGGGDFTWIRAIEDHRPSETEGTAAPLLVRPHPYTRSFSIWLSTGLETPAAVTWAIARLTPPRQSPAREMEADDAFSDPQPLGDHTTVYGFSAEELAALNRQVDDQSASLTPRLRDFWSLLTTAAEESRNGNADHYAYTLINRLREIAAAPDLADVPKIARFLRPQLHLSPRRDWIDESDQAPAPFDPLAKVILSHRWNRFPEHRELVAALPPSAGWLQALLRALEAEIDRLYRFDRQYHQANDRDWLSRTLHRVATDPRWPVRGEDREGDADPDLYGAAHAQLVRVLSGAWTRLAEIDGPAAQRVASGWSFREELLFVRLFLHALVRDDLWTGTEVAQALSRVSDESFWFELAEAKTLAVTRWQHLTDRDRQVMEGRLLAGPPLSHCYGQTADDQRTSQRYHAARILDAIAQAGGHLSAPALELIAQTRETMPPDAWEGRSSSTVVRSTMVGDGDAAVFDGLQGPALIAALLRHRNERAIGSSDAALALIKQDPHRVLAALQAAEQPHLTGALWRQLLWRLDEADWLKAATAADRVAVLQAIAALPQEVMIDAAQAATHTVQRLLLSTPGDDDRFLADHQALALDVWRRLLEAALVQPVEEIAFASNQGDRLMQAAVNSLPGDVAFLALLLADRCRKAPETYLTLRAAINGIEVNLLRLTGTRRMLAAARLMQWLSAATKTLPAATETMVVKPLLARETQVENLVFIDLQALYGHPWSADLLRRFEPLLLQEMVGQRLSSQGVARLVGQKTWRVLSRLAKAQEFGPEGGQMRAVLQQTTDQARVTAADTIGRWIQGVPAGERSGFWQDAAKPFLQRIWPFEAALRTPEVSERLGRLPAAFEDKFTDAVDTLRPLLVPFTLWDVGSLFLFTPGSTSPAGAAAWMERFAQDHWVAALELVGDVLGPSPSEVPYNLADWLAALSVQAPQSGQDHRFKRLLRLTQR; the protein is encoded by the coding sequence GTGGCCGATCCCTTCCGCACGAACACCACCGGCCGTGAATCCGGCGCCATCCAGTTCCTGGCTGAAGGCCCGCGCATTCCGCTCGAGCTCATTCAGGCCCGCGAGGCCGGCGAGGTGGTGTTCCTGGTCGGCGCCGGCGCCTCCCGTCGTTCCGGGTTTGCCGGCTTCAAGGATCTGACGCGGAACGTCTATTGGCAGCTGACGGGAAAAGACCCGGCGGTGGAGGGTCAGGTTCCAGGCCCGGAGCACGAGGCATTTCAGCGGGCAGCATACGATGTGGCGCTGGGCCAGTTGGAGGCCCGCCTCGATGGCCCCATTCTCCTGGTGCGCGATCAGGTGGCGCGGGAGCTCGACGCCGACAAGGCCACCGGGTGGGACATCCATAAAGATCTGCTCAGGCTGTCGCGTGACCCGGCCGGCCGGCCCCGGGTGATCACCACGAATTTCGATACGCTGTTCGAACGGGCCTGGCTGGAGGTGTGCGGCCCAGCCCTCCCCTTGCGTTCCTGGGCCAACGCTGCGCTCCCCCAACCGGGCGTGCGCGAGTTCACCGGGATCATGCACTTGCACGGGCGTCTGGCCGACCGGCGGTTCCAACCCGCCTTCGAGCAGACCGAACTCGTGCTGACCGACGTCGACTTCGGCGATGCCTATCTGCGCAGCGGATGGGCCGCGCGCTTCCTTTACGATCTGGTGCGGCGGTACCACATCGTTCTGGTCGGCTACGGCGCGGAAGACCCTCCGTTGAAATACCTGCTGAGCGTCATCCAGGCGGACCGCCGACGGTTTGCCGACCTCAAGCCGATCTATGCGCTCGAGCAGGTTGATGGCGACCTGACCACTGCGACAGCAACATGGCTTGCCAAGGGGATCACGCCGCTGCTGTGCCAAGCGGACCCGAACTGGCGTCGTCTCTATGACAACCTCGCGGAATGGGCAGCCTACGTCGAAGACCCCGAGCGCTGGGCACAAACCTGCTTTAACGCCCTCGGGCGGAAATCCTACCATGAGGTGGAGGAGCACAGACGCGGGATCATGTCCCTGCTGCTCGCAAACTCGACCCATTGCGCGCGCTTCAAGGCCGGTGGAGGTGACTTCACCTGGATCAGAGCGATCGAGGACCATCGGCCGAGCGAAACCGAGGGCACCGCGGCCCCGCTTCTGGTGCGGCCACATCCATATACCCGCAGCTTCTCGATATGGCTCAGCACCGGCCTCGAGACGCCGGCCGCGGTCACCTGGGCCATCGCCCGGTTGACGCCTCCGCGACAAAGCCCCGCGCGGGAGATGGAAGCCGATGACGCGTTTTCCGATCCCCAGCCCCTGGGCGACCACACCACTGTCTACGGGTTCTCGGCCGAGGAGTTGGCCGCGCTGAACCGACAGGTTGATGACCAGTCGGCATCCTTGACGCCGCGGCTGCGTGACTTCTGGTCGCTGCTGACAACCGCCGCAGAGGAGTCGCGGAACGGGAACGCCGACCATTACGCCTATACCCTGATCAACCGCCTGCGCGAGATTGCCGCTGCGCCCGACCTCGCCGATGTGCCAAAGATCGCCCGCTTTCTGCGGCCGCAGCTCCACCTGTCCCCGAGGCGTGACTGGATCGATGAGAGCGACCAGGCGCCCGCGCCCTTCGATCCGCTGGCCAAGGTCATCTTATCTCACCGGTGGAACCGGTTCCCGGAACACCGTGAGCTGGTCGCGGCGCTTCCTCCGTCGGCGGGGTGGCTCCAGGCTCTGCTTCGCGCGTTGGAAGCCGAGATTGATCGCCTGTATCGGTTCGATCGCCAATATCATCAGGCGAATGATCGTGATTGGCTAAGCCGCACCCTTCACAGGGTCGCCACGGACCCACGCTGGCCTGTAAGGGGAGAGGACCGCGAGGGCGACGCCGATCCCGATCTGTATGGTGCAGCCCACGCCCAGTTGGTGCGAGTCCTCTCGGGCGCCTGGACACGCCTCGCAGAGATCGACGGCCCGGCGGCGCAGCGTGTGGCATCGGGGTGGTCCTTCCGCGAAGAACTCCTCTTCGTGCGCCTGTTCCTTCACGCCCTTGTGCGCGACGATTTATGGACCGGAACCGAAGTCGCCCAGGCTCTCTCCAGGGTGTCCGACGAGAGCTTCTGGTTTGAGCTGGCTGAAGCAAAGACCTTGGCGGTCACCCGATGGCAGCACCTCACCGATCGGGATCGGCAGGTGATGGAGGGCCGCCTCCTTGCCGGTCCGCCGCTGTCTCACTGCTATGGGCAAACGGCAGACGACCAACGGACCTCACAGCGCTATCATGCGGCGCGCATTCTCGACGCCATCGCGCAGGCTGGAGGCCACCTGTCGGCACCGGCGCTCGAATTGATCGCGCAAACCCGCGAAACAATGCCCCCAGATGCTTGGGAAGGGCGTTCTTCCTCCACAGTGGTGCGGAGCACCATGGTGGGGGACGGCGACGCTGCAGTGTTCGACGGCCTCCAAGGACCAGCCCTCATCGCGGCACTGCTGCGGCATAGGAACGAACGCGCGATCGGCAGCAGCGATGCCGCCCTTGCCTTGATCAAACAGGATCCGCACCGCGTTCTCGCCGCGTTGCAGGCGGCTGAGCAGCCTCACCTCACTGGAGCGCTGTGGAGGCAATTGCTGTGGCGCCTGGACGAGGCCGACTGGTTGAAGGCCGCCACCGCTGCCGATCGGGTGGCCGTACTGCAAGCCATCGCGGCGCTTCCGCAAGAGGTCATGATCGACGCTGCTCAGGCGGCGACCCACACCGTTCAACGCCTGCTCCTTTCAACCCCAGGCGATGACGATCGCTTTCTGGCAGATCATCAGGCCCTTGCGCTCGATGTCTGGAGGCGCTTGCTGGAGGCTGCCCTGGTGCAGCCGGTCGAGGAAATCGCTTTCGCATCCAATCAGGGCGATCGCCTGATGCAAGCGGCTGTGAATTCGCTTCCCGGCGATGTTGCCTTTCTTGCCCTGTTGCTGGCGGATCGGTGCCGGAAGGCTCCGGAGACGTACCTGACGCTGCGCGCGGCGATCAATGGGATCGAGGTGAACCTGCTCCGCCTCACCGGGACCCGGCGGATGTTGGCCGCCGCCCGCCTGATGCAATGGCTGAGCGCCGCAACGAAGACTCTCCCCGCCGCCACCGAAACGATGGTGGTGAAGCCGCTTCTGGCTCGGGAGACACAGGTCGAGAACTTGGTGTTCATCGACCTGCAAGCCCTCTACGGACATCCTTGGTCTGCTGATCTGCTGCGTCGGTTCGAACCGCTCCTCCTGCAGGAGATGGTGGGCCAACGCCTCTCCAGCCAAGGTGTGGCCCGTCTGGTCGGCCAGAAGACCTGGCGGGTGCTGAGCCGGCTCGCAAAGGCCCAGGAGTTCGGACCGGAGGGCGGTCAGATGCGGGCAGTGCTGCAGCAGACGACCGATCAGGCGCGCGTCACGGCCGCCGACACCATTGGCCGCTGGATTCAGGGAGTGCCGGCAGGCGAGCGGTCTGGGTTCTGGCAGGACGCTGCCAAGCCCTTCCTTCAGCGCATCTGGCCCTTCGAGGCGGCATTGCGGACGCCTGAGGTGTCTGAACGTCTCGGGCGCCTGCCGGCGGCCTTCGAAGACAAGTTCACCGACGCGGTGGATACACTCCGTCCCCTGCTCGTCCCCTTTACGCTGTGGGATGTCGGAAGCCTCTTTCTGTTCACTCCTGGCTCCACCTCACCTGCTGGCGCCGCCGCCTGGATGGAACGGTTCGCCCAGGATCACTGGGTTGCGGCGCTCGAGCTGGTCGGAGACGTACTCGGTCCATCCCCAAGTGAGGTGCCGTACAATCTGGCCGATTGGCTCGCCGCGCTAAGCGTCCAAGCGCCACAGTCTGGGCAGGACCATCGCTTCAAGAGGCTGCTGCGCCTGACCCAGCGCTAG
- a CDS encoding DUF1403 family protein, with product MSTSLRPLGPLLGAVARSAAALERLTPLLRTDPPWRRAWLDRLAVIETAGAASLHSGGPVLPDDVRDVDHAIATGPRARIIHGVRALWRVEAERRPLEVDLPLLLDALGRTVEVAPDRLVAARLTSGQGAAAAYIPNPVERAATLVAFAEDLEDLTGGLPALPAAAAVLGAWAERGCGPIATGCWIAARVLARRQRWTLTPPLLASGFLAHGTDYMPRIDNGDWVIALANAVERAVNRAIALFGSMERRFLALDTAPGARRADVLSAVRTLARGRDSFDAVDIARASGAPERTARRHLETLMTAGALQELTGRKSYRLYGL from the coding sequence ATGAGCACCAGCTTGCGTCCTCTCGGCCCGCTGCTGGGGGCGGTCGCCCGTTCGGCCGCTGCCCTGGAGCGGTTGACTCCGCTCCTTCGGACTGATCCGCCCTGGCGCCGCGCTTGGCTCGACCGGTTGGCGGTGATCGAGACGGCCGGCGCGGCCAGTCTGCACAGCGGTGGCCCGGTGTTGCCGGACGACGTGCGCGACGTCGATCATGCCATCGCGACAGGGCCGCGCGCCCGGATCATTCACGGGGTACGCGCGCTCTGGCGGGTGGAGGCCGAACGACGCCCATTGGAAGTCGATCTGCCGCTGCTTCTGGACGCGCTCGGCCGCACCGTCGAGGTTGCGCCGGACCGGCTGGTGGCGGCACGGCTGACGTCGGGGCAGGGCGCTGCCGCGGCCTATATACCGAACCCTGTGGAACGCGCAGCAACTCTCGTGGCGTTCGCCGAGGATCTGGAGGACCTGACTGGCGGTCTGCCTGCGCTGCCAGCCGCCGCTGCGGTGCTCGGTGCTTGGGCGGAGCGGGGCTGCGGCCCCATTGCCACCGGCTGCTGGATCGCCGCGCGTGTTCTCGCCCGACGTCAGCGTTGGACACTCACGCCGCCGCTGCTGGCGAGTGGCTTCCTTGCTCACGGGACGGACTATATGCCAAGGATCGACAACGGGGATTGGGTGATCGCCTTGGCCAACGCCGTTGAGCGCGCCGTGAACCGCGCGATTGCGTTGTTCGGGAGCATGGAACGCCGGTTCCTCGCGCTCGACACTGCGCCCGGTGCCCGGCGCGCCGACGTGCTGTCGGCGGTCCGCACCCTCGCCCGCGGGCGGGACAGTTTTGACGCGGTGGACATCGCCCGAGCGAGTGGAGCGCCCGAGCGCACAGCACGGCGTCATCTGGAGACCCTGATGACAGCCGGCGCGCTCCAGGAACTGACCGGCCGAAAAAGCTACCGTCTCTACGGGTTGTGA
- a CDS encoding tyrosine-type recombinase/integrase encodes MTRVQDYLGDLRGARARKTLLALANGVRLFRAWCEVHGHPWLPTTADALRGFIAHIGDQPFRRRTIAGKIIETGPVAAASLRQYLWAVGVLHRAAELPDPTKSGRVALAVDAFERAHRVRQKQAPALTRAISDTILAGIEASIAEAQSDDAPVSVYDLRDQALILTWRDTMARVSEVVALRWEDIQPNPLDQSGSIEIRRSKTDQRGEGHMRFLSARTMAALAAWRTAHERIISDASPKQQQAIAAAHREPDALPADSAVFIGVHRAGITPLSTTAAVQKLNERAVDAGVLRRFSGHSIRVGTAQDLIAGGQEIAAIAQAGGWKDVKMVLRYGERLLTDRSAVARAEAERSDLS; translated from the coding sequence ATGACGCGGGTCCAGGACTACCTCGGCGATCTCCGCGGCGCCCGGGCGCGGAAGACGCTGCTCGCCCTGGCCAACGGCGTCCGCCTGTTCCGGGCTTGGTGTGAGGTGCACGGCCATCCCTGGCTGCCGACCACCGCCGACGCGCTCCGTGGCTTCATCGCCCACATTGGTGACCAGCCCTTCCGGCGCCGCACCATCGCCGGCAAAATCATCGAGACGGGACCGGTGGCGGCAGCGAGCCTTCGGCAGTATCTGTGGGCAGTCGGTGTGCTGCACCGGGCGGCCGAGCTGCCCGATCCGACCAAGTCCGGCCGCGTCGCCCTCGCGGTTGACGCGTTCGAGCGGGCTCACCGGGTCAGACAAAAGCAGGCGCCGGCGCTCACCCGAGCCATCAGCGACACCATCCTCGCTGGCATCGAGGCCAGCATCGCCGAGGCGCAGTCCGACGACGCTCCGGTGTCTGTGTACGACCTGAGAGACCAGGCGCTGATCCTGACATGGCGCGACACCATGGCCCGGGTCAGCGAGGTCGTCGCGCTTCGGTGGGAGGATATCCAGCCCAATCCGCTCGACCAGTCGGGCTCCATCGAAATCCGCCGCAGCAAGACCGATCAGCGGGGCGAGGGCCACATGCGATTTCTGTCGGCTCGGACCATGGCCGCGCTTGCGGCGTGGCGGACCGCACACGAACGCATCATTTCCGATGCCAGCCCAAAGCAGCAGCAGGCGATCGCAGCGGCGCACCGCGAGCCAGACGCTCTTCCAGCTGACTCGGCAGTCTTCATCGGTGTTCACCGCGCCGGCATCACCCCGCTCTCAACCACAGCCGCCGTGCAGAAACTGAACGAACGCGCTGTCGATGCCGGCGTTCTCCGCCGCTTCTCCGGGCATAGCATCCGCGTCGGCACCGCCCAGGACCTGATCGCCGGCGGACAGGAGATAGCCGCGATCGCCCAGGCCGGTGGATGGAAGGATGTGAAAATGGTGCTGCGCTACGGAGAGCGCTTGCTCACCGACCGGAGTGCCGTTGCTCGGGCGGAGGCCGAACGCAGCGATCTTTCATGA